The Streptobacillus felis genome includes a window with the following:
- a CDS encoding TIGR02328 family protein, producing MRIWHEELISKLPRQQLLGQHRECCALRGKGWNKKHSVVDYVFKYSPIKLFHYHLLIMKEMERRGYIPSKEWYDPLYRGKKEKRYEYIKEEKVTIPIYSEHNDIYYSQCLENLEKKGIIL from the coding sequence ATGAGAATTTGGCATGAAGAATTAATAAGTAAATTACCAAGACAACAATTATTAGGACAACATAGGGAATGTTGTGCGCTTAGGGGTAAAGGATGGAATAAAAAACATAGTGTAGTAGATTATGTTTTTAAATATAGTCCGATTAAATTATTTCATTATCATTTATTGATAATGAAAGAAATGGAAAGAAGAGGGTACATACCTTCAAAAGAATGGTATGATCCTTTATATAGAGGAAAAAAAGAAAAAAGATATGAATATATTAAAGAAGAAAAAGTTACAATACCAATATATTCAGAACACAACGACATTTACTATTCACAGTGTTTAGAAAATTTAGAAAAGAAAGGGATAATTCTATAG
- a CDS encoding TIGR00341 family protein: protein MESRYFSLLELKDKMYENLEVNISKIVILMCAILIASIGLNMNSTPVIIGAMLISPLMNSILGMGIGLSIYDMNLVKRSLKLMMVQVGVSLLTSFVYFLISPISYASTEIIARTTPTIWDVIIAFVGGVAGIISARQKETSNIVPGVAIATALMPPVCTAGYGLAKGNFRYFFGASYLFLINTCFIMIATFIGIRLMYKIYGKIDVNKKIKNTLIAISFLIIIPSLFSAGKLVTQTVRKDAVEKMISREFSDHVIIKKRYLFEDNMVELTIAGEILSNSKI from the coding sequence ATGGAAAGTAGATATTTTTCTTTATTGGAATTAAAGGATAAAATGTATGAAAATTTAGAAGTTAATATAAGTAAAATAGTAATATTAATGTGTGCAATTCTTATAGCATCTATAGGATTAAATATGAATTCAACACCAGTAATTATTGGAGCAATGTTAATTTCTCCATTAATGAATTCTATTTTAGGTATGGGAATAGGTCTTTCTATATATGATATGAATCTAGTTAAAAGATCTCTTAAATTAATGATGGTTCAAGTTGGGGTAAGTTTACTTACATCATTTGTATATTTTTTAATTTCACCTATATCTTATGCAAGTACTGAAATTATTGCTAGAACAACACCAACTATATGGGATGTAATTATAGCTTTTGTTGGTGGTGTTGCTGGAATAATAAGTGCAAGGCAGAAAGAAACAAGTAATATAGTTCCAGGTGTTGCTATAGCAACAGCACTTATGCCTCCAGTATGTACTGCAGGATATGGACTAGCTAAAGGTAATTTTAGGTATTTTTTTGGAGCCTCTTACCTTTTTTTAATCAATACTTGTTTTATAATGATAGCAACATTTATAGGTATAAGACTTATGTATAAAATATATGGTAAAATAGATGTTAATAAAAAAATAAAAAATACTCTAATTGCTATTTCATTTTTAATAATTATCCCATCTTTATTTAGTGCAGGTAAATTAGTAACACAAACAGTAAGAAAAGATGCAGTTGAAAAAATGATAAGTAGAGAATTCTCAGATCACGTAATAATTAAGAAAAGATATTTATTTGAGGATAATATGGTAGAACTTACTATAGCTGGAGAAATATTAAGTAACAGTAAAATTTAA